In Caloranaerobacter sp. TR13, the following are encoded in one genomic region:
- a CDS encoding DUF1002 domain-containing protein, which translates to MTIKRFIAMVLFLVFISFAVHAQDFDTVVSIGEDLTEKQKNEILELFNVKDNVKIVKVTNSEERKYLGKYINEKLIGTKAISSAYVKRLSNNEGISVETYNITWVSKEMYMNALVTAGIKDAKVKVAAPYEVSGTAALTGIIKAFENATGNKIGEREKEVANEEIAKTGELGQKIGKKQASQLIKVIKEEVVAKDLKEKDKIRKIVIKVSNELNIKLEKEEIDEIVKLMRDISELNLNLKEIKKQLKGISDKLNELSKENQEIKSLLERILEFLRKLFSDILTKLNNILYFTLIIE; encoded by the coding sequence ATGACTATAAAAAGGTTTATTGCAATGGTTTTATTTCTTGTATTTATTAGTTTTGCTGTGCACGCTCAAGATTTTGATACTGTTGTCAGTATAGGTGAAGATTTGACAGAGAAGCAAAAAAATGAGATTTTAGAGCTATTTAATGTTAAAGACAATGTTAAGATAGTTAAAGTTACAAACAGTGAAGAGAGGAAATATTTAGGTAAATATATAAATGAAAAACTAATTGGGACTAAAGCTATTTCGTCTGCTTACGTTAAGAGATTGAGCAATAACGAGGGTATTAGCGTTGAAACGTACAACATAACATGGGTTTCTAAAGAAATGTATATGAATGCATTAGTTACGGCTGGCATCAAAGATGCGAAAGTTAAAGTAGCAGCACCTTATGAAGTATCTGGTACAGCAGCATTAACTGGTATTATTAAGGCTTTTGAAAATGCAACAGGTAATAAAATAGGAGAAAGAGAAAAAGAAGTAGCTAATGAAGAAATAGCTAAAACAGGAGAACTTGGACAGAAAATAGGGAAAAAACAAGCTAGTCAACTCATTAAAGTGATTAAAGAAGAGGTTGTTGCTAAAGACTTAAAAGAAAAGGACAAAATAAGGAAAATAGTTATAAAGGTTTCAAATGAATTAAACATAAAACTTGAAAAAGAAGAGATTGATGAGATAGTTAAACTTATGAGGGATATATCAGAGTTAAACCTTAACCTAAAAGAAATAAAAAAGCAGCTTAAAGGTATATCTGATAAACTTAATGAACTTTCTAAGGAGAATCAGGAAATAAAATCACTTTTAGAAAGGATATTAGAGTTTTTGAGGAAGCTTTTTAGTGATATCTTGACAAAATTAAATAATATACTTTACTTTACATTAATAATAGAATAA
- a CDS encoding ABC transporter permease: protein MFKYIWIVFKKEIKDTFRDRKTIFTSIIIPILIFPILSLAIGSGVSDIIEEDTKPINIAVISKNDNELLKYLTTHKGINIVSTDNPEKFLEKLEVKAIVKIDKYFDEKVKNGQFGTVEIIYDESSQKSSMAYPRLKSIVNDYSNIVISKRLKKLGTDNNILKVVDIKAISVAKEGGFGIIMFSMMLPMFLTIWSAVGGIPAATDLGAGEKERQTLEPLLTTRINRISLLIGKYFTVVVAGIIATLASLTGFIIATKLNPDLFGTISNLPINTILIIGLFCIGLTLTFSSLELAVSFYARNFKEAQTYLTPITIIMLIPAYLTMYLDGKAIPKVYFHIPIINVISIIKEALVSIYNPAHIGIVLIWMIVYISIALTVTVKLFNKETVIFRN, encoded by the coding sequence AGTATTATAATACCAATACTGATATTTCCTATTTTAAGTTTAGCAATAGGCAGTGGAGTTTCTGATATTATTGAGGAGGACACAAAACCAATTAATATAGCTGTTATTTCAAAGAACGATAATGAACTTTTGAAATACTTAACTACACATAAAGGGATAAATATTGTAAGTACAGACAATCCCGAAAAATTTCTAGAAAAACTTGAAGTTAAGGCTATAGTAAAAATTGATAAATATTTTGATGAAAAAGTAAAAAATGGTCAATTTGGTACAGTTGAAATAATTTATGATGAATCTAGTCAAAAATCTTCGATGGCGTATCCTAGATTAAAATCAATAGTTAATGATTATTCTAATATTGTTATATCTAAAAGATTAAAAAAATTAGGAACAGATAATAATATACTTAAGGTGGTTGATATTAAAGCTATATCTGTAGCTAAAGAAGGTGGATTTGGCATTATTATGTTTTCTATGATGCTTCCGATGTTTCTTACTATATGGTCTGCAGTTGGTGGTATACCTGCAGCTACTGATTTAGGCGCAGGAGAAAAGGAAAGACAGACACTTGAACCTCTTTTAACAACTAGAATAAACAGAATTTCATTATTGATAGGTAAATATTTTACAGTTGTTGTTGCTGGAATTATAGCTACTTTAGCATCTTTGACAGGTTTTATTATAGCAACTAAATTGAATCCAGATTTATTTGGAACTATAAGTAACCTTCCTATAAATACAATTTTAATTATAGGGTTATTCTGCATAGGGTTAACTTTAACATTTAGTAGTTTAGAGTTAGCAGTAAGTTTTTACGCAAGAAACTTTAAAGAGGCTCAGACATATTTGACACCAATAACAATTATAATGCTTATACCGGCTTATTTGACTATGTATTTAGATGGAAAAGCAATACCAAAAGTTTATTTTCATATTCCAATAATCAATGTAATTTCAATTATCAAAGAGGCCTTAGTTTCCATATATAATCCAGCGCATATAGGTATAGTTTTAATTTGGATGATAGTCTATATATCTATAGCATTAACAGTAACAGTAAAACTGTTTAACAAAGAAACTGTAATTTTTAGAAACTAA
- a CDS encoding proline--tRNA ligase: MRMSRMYMPTLREVPSEAEIPSHQLLLRAGMIRKLVSGVYSFLPLGYRVMRKIEQIVREEMDASGAQEVLMSAIQPAEIWQESGRWYEFGPEMFRLKDRHEREFCLGPTHEEYFTDLIRNEIKSYKQLPLNIYQIQTKYRDEKRPRFGLMRSREFLMKDAYSFDKDEEGMKKSYEIMWKAYEKIFTRCGLKFKVVEGDSGAMGGSDSHEFMAMSDVGESQIAYCEKCDYAATDEKAQCIYNLNVDESTELKTKKVHTPEIKTIEQLVDFFNVPADKFVKTLIYKIKDEIVAVLVPGNREVNEVKLCNLFGVREHELEMANEEIVKEVTGAEVGFAGPIRISDKVKLIVDSRVAKMKNFIVGANETDYHIKNVNYGRDFEGQIVEDLLLVEEGDLCPKCGEPLKIARGIEVGNIFQLGTKYSESLNATFLDENGKERHFVMGSYGIGVSRTMAAIIEQNHDEKGIIWPLSVAPYHVIITIVSTKKEEQVNLGEKLYKELMDKGIEVLLDDRNERPGVKFNDADLIGIPIRITVGRKASENIVEFVLRGTGEKIEISSDEVYERIKDEFERQGLRI; encoded by the coding sequence ATGAGAATGTCAAGGATGTATATGCCAACACTTAGAGAAGTACCTTCAGAAGCAGAAATTCCAAGTCATCAGCTTCTGTTAAGAGCAGGTATGATAAGAAAATTAGTTTCAGGAGTTTATTCTTTCTTGCCTCTTGGATACAGAGTAATGAGAAAAATCGAGCAAATAGTAAGAGAAGAGATGGATGCATCAGGGGCACAAGAAGTACTTATGTCAGCTATACAGCCTGCTGAAATATGGCAGGAAAGTGGGCGTTGGTATGAATTTGGGCCAGAAATGTTTAGACTTAAAGACAGACATGAAAGAGAATTTTGTTTAGGACCTACACATGAAGAATATTTTACAGACCTTATAAGGAATGAGATAAAGTCATATAAGCAATTACCTTTAAATATTTATCAGATACAAACTAAGTATAGAGATGAAAAAAGACCTAGATTCGGCTTAATGAGAAGTAGAGAGTTCTTAATGAAAGATGCTTATAGTTTTGATAAAGACGAAGAAGGTATGAAAAAATCTTACGAAATAATGTGGAAAGCCTATGAGAAGATATTTACTAGATGTGGACTTAAGTTTAAAGTAGTTGAAGGTGATTCAGGTGCAATGGGTGGAAGTGATTCCCATGAATTTATGGCTATGTCTGATGTTGGAGAGAGTCAAATAGCTTATTGTGAAAAATGTGATTATGCAGCTACAGACGAAAAGGCACAATGTATATATAATTTAAATGTAGATGAAAGTACTGAATTAAAAACTAAAAAAGTCCATACTCCAGAGATTAAAACGATTGAACAATTAGTAGATTTTTTCAACGTTCCAGCAGATAAATTCGTAAAAACATTAATCTATAAAATAAAGGATGAAATAGTGGCAGTACTAGTACCAGGTAATAGAGAAGTTAATGAAGTTAAACTATGCAATCTATTTGGTGTAAGAGAACATGAATTAGAGATGGCAAATGAAGAAATTGTTAAGGAAGTTACAGGAGCTGAGGTAGGTTTTGCAGGACCTATTAGAATAAGTGACAAAGTTAAGTTAATAGTAGACTCTAGAGTAGCTAAAATGAAAAACTTTATTGTAGGAGCTAATGAAACAGACTATCATATTAAGAATGTAAACTATGGTAGAGATTTTGAAGGACAAATTGTTGAAGATTTATTATTAGTAGAAGAAGGAGATTTATGTCCAAAGTGTGGAGAACCATTGAAGATAGCTAGAGGAATAGAAGTGGGTAATATATTCCAATTAGGAACTAAGTATAGTGAGAGCTTAAATGCTACATTCTTGGATGAGAATGGCAAGGAGAGACATTTTGTTATGGGGTCATATGGTATTGGTGTTTCAAGAACAATGGCTGCCATAATTGAGCAAAATCATGATGAAAAAGGTATAATATGGCCTTTGTCAGTAGCACCATATCATGTAATAATAACTATAGTTAGCACTAAGAAAGAGGAACAAGTAAACCTAGGCGAAAAATTATATAAAGAATTAATGGATAAAGGAATTGAAGTGTTATTAGATGATAGAAATGAAAGACCAGGAGTTAAGTTTAATGATGCAGATCTAATTGGTATACCTATAAGAATAACAGTAGGAAGAAAGGCAAGTGAAAACATAGTAGAATTTGTATTAAGAGGTACAGGTGAAAAAATAGAAATTTCATCTGATGAAGTTTATGAAAGAATAAAAGATGAATTTGAAAGACAAGGATTAAGGATATAA
- the gltX gene encoding glutamate--tRNA ligase — translation MAEVRVRFAPSPTGYLHIGNLRTALYDYLFAKNQGGKYILRIEDTDRTRYVEGAIENLIESLLWVGVKHDEGVFIENGKLVQKGEYGPYIQSERLDIYKKYVDELIEKGHAYYCFCSKERLDKIREEQKSKGLTPRYDGHCRNITLEEAKKRIEAGHEYTVRLKLPPNKDIKFKDLIRGEITINTNDLDDQVLLKSDGFPTYHLAVVVDDHLMKITHIVRGEEWLSSTPKHIFLYEVFGWAKPVYVHLPTVLNKNKKKLSKRHGNVAVGDFRKKGYLPEALVNYLALVGWSPEDNREILSMEELINEFSFDRVSKTGGVFDIDKLNWINGQYIRKSDVDRITKLAIPHLVEAGFINEDDIKNRYEWIKMIVSAVQEKISYISEIVDKAYVFFKDKVEPENEEVIEVLKAEHIPNLIEAFEEELNSIEEIDEEFALNLFKKLQKKTGAKGRKLYMPIRAILTGQLHGPDLVKTILILGKQNILKRIEYVKREIV, via the coding sequence ATGGCTGAGGTAAGAGTTAGATTTGCACCGAGTCCTACAGGTTATTTGCATATTGGTAATTTAAGAACTGCATTATATGATTACCTTTTTGCTAAAAATCAAGGTGGAAAGTATATATTAAGGATAGAAGATACAGATAGAACTAGATATGTTGAAGGTGCAATTGAAAATTTAATTGAATCTTTATTATGGGTTGGGGTTAAACATGATGAAGGTGTTTTTATAGAAAACGGAAAACTTGTGCAAAAAGGTGAATATGGTCCTTATATACAATCTGAAAGATTGGATATTTATAAAAAATATGTAGATGAGCTTATTGAGAAGGGACATGCATATTATTGTTTCTGTTCTAAAGAGAGACTTGATAAGATTAGAGAAGAGCAAAAATCTAAAGGGCTTACTCCAAGGTATGATGGTCACTGTAGAAATATAACTTTAGAAGAAGCTAAAAAGAGAATAGAAGCTGGACATGAGTATACAGTAAGATTAAAATTACCACCAAATAAGGATATTAAGTTTAAAGACTTGATTAGAGGAGAAATAACTATAAATACTAATGATTTAGATGACCAGGTGTTACTTAAATCAGATGGGTTTCCAACTTATCATTTAGCTGTTGTAGTAGATGATCATCTTATGAAAATTACTCATATAGTAAGAGGCGAAGAATGGCTTTCTTCAACTCCAAAACATATTTTTTTATACGAAGTTTTTGGATGGGCTAAGCCTGTTTATGTACATCTTCCAACAGTACTAAATAAAAATAAGAAGAAGCTAAGTAAAAGGCATGGGAATGTAGCAGTAGGAGATTTTAGAAAAAAAGGTTATTTACCAGAAGCTTTAGTAAATTACTTAGCATTGGTTGGTTGGAGTCCAGAGGACAATAGAGAAATTTTAAGTATGGAAGAGCTTATTAATGAGTTTTCTTTTGATAGAGTATCAAAAACTGGAGGAGTTTTTGATATTGATAAACTAAATTGGATAAATGGTCAATATATAAGAAAAAGCGATGTAGATAGAATAACGAAACTAGCAATACCACATCTTGTTGAAGCAGGATTTATAAATGAAGATGATATAAAAAATAGATATGAATGGATTAAAATGATAGTATCAGCAGTGCAAGAGAAAATATCTTATATAAGTGAAATAGTTGATAAAGCTTATGTATTCTTTAAAGATAAAGTAGAGCCTGAAAATGAAGAAGTTATAGAAGTACTTAAGGCAGAGCATATTCCTAACTTAATAGAGGCTTTTGAAGAAGAACTTAATAGTATTGAGGAGATAGATGAAGAATTTGCTTTAAACTTATTTAAGAAACTTCAAAAGAAAACAGGAGCAAAGGGTAGAAAATTATATATGCCTATTAGAGCGATACTTACAGGACAGCTTCATGGACCAGATTTAGTTAAAACAATTTTGATTTTAGGTAAACAAAATATATTAAAGAGAATAGAATATGTAAAAAGGGAGATAGTGTAA